In Athene noctua chromosome 11, bAthNoc1.hap1.1, whole genome shotgun sequence, the sequence AAGCCACTGAGCCAGCGGGGCTGGGCAGATGCTGCTGTAGCAGCGAAGCCGCTGGGCTCTCAGCTCGGGGACAGCAGGTTAGCAGTGCCAACCCCAGCTGCAGCAACAGAGCAAACAGGCCATCAAAGAGCACCAGGCACCTGGTGGGGTCCTGGCTGTTGTCTCATCAAAATGAGGTACGGTGAAGGAGCacatccccagcccagctctgccagccccactcACCACGGTGCGGTTGGCTTTCACACTGCTGAGGGCGGGCAGGGGATTCTTGGCATAGACTGTCACCACCACCTGACTGCTGGTTTGATGCCAGTCCTGCCGGCATGACACCGCCTTCTTGTCCTGCCAGGGAGAGGAAACCATCACAGCATGTCATCTAGCCAAGCACACCCCAAAGAGGAAGTCTGTGCTGGAAGATGTTCCTTTGCACATCTCCTTCACAGAGCACCAGCTAAGCAAGATCAAACCCTGCCTTTCTCGCAGCTCTGCCAAGCTGTCCCGTGCAATATGGGGCATCTGTGCTGTGCTTGGGGCTGCTCCAGAATGATATGTTAAGGCCAGAGACACCTCTTTCTTGTTCCAGAGTCACTCTGCTGTGCCCAAGCTCACAGGCACTGTGCACAATAAGGAAACTTGGTCTGGAGGGCAGTGCAGGGGCTGTTGCTAGACACAGATCATGCCACCATGCTGAATTTGGGAGATAGGTGAAACGTGGTCAGTTGGGGCTCACCTTTCTCCCACAGGACCCCTACCCAGTCTGTGCCACAGGCAGCTTTGGCCCCACCAGGCATTTCTGAGCATCACCAGGAGACAGACCCCCTGCTGCCCTCTGCATTGGCAGCCAAAGAAATGCCCCAGGAGGAATCCCAGCCCCAAACTCAGGTGACAATTAGCACAAAGCATCTGCATCACAACATCACAGTTCATTCACTGCAGCCTCCTTTACATCCACTATAGTTTTTCTGCTCCAGGACAAAGAACAGACTGGGCTCAGAGGGAGTTGACTCAGAGGAACATGATGCACTTTCAGGGATATCCTGGGCTGCTCAGGTGCAACTTTCCCAGCTCAAGCCTGTTTCCAACAAAGAGCTTTCCTGGGGAAACTTACACACACACAATATGGGGAATTGAGATCTCCCCATTGCCCTGCCACACCACCACATGGCTGTGCAGGTGAGGTCCCTCCTGGGAAACAGCTGCAGAGGGAAAGCTTCATTAAAACCAAATTCAGTCATCTGCAGCCAACTGTCAAAACTTTTCAGGGTTTTTCTTGCAGAGCTTTTCCCATGCTcagctgcctgtccctgtgccgAAGCTTGCAGCACTGGCTATGCTGTGCCTGGGGCCAGATCCTTCCTCATTCAGCTTCCTATTGCACATCTGTCCAATGGCTGTGAGAACTGACACATTTTGTGAATGCAGGAGCAGCATTTTAAAGAGCAGATGGGTGAAGATTAGGCATTCAAACCCTGAGCAGTAATCTGTCGGCAATTATGAAAATTAAGGTAATTACATGCAGAAACCCGTGTGAATGCCGAGCAAGGGAAGGAGCACTCCTCAGATGTCAGTAATGGCACTTTGCTCACACAGTCGCCCCTGCCGAGACCCCCTTACCCCCTTCCCCATCCAGCAGTGCTGCCCgctgctgcagcctggctgctccAGGAAGGCGCTGAAGTCTGTCGTTTTGACTCTGCAGCAGCTCCAGTACTTCATCCTGGGGAGAATGGAGTGACCTGAGCAGGGAGTGCCCGCGGGAGTAGGAGAGGGGACACAGCGGCTTCAGAGTGGTGGGGGAGAGGGGCTCAGAACTAACAGCTCCCCCTGCCCACCTGTCATCCGGCGGGAGGTCACCCACGACCACACCAGCCGTGCTGCTGAGGCCACACAACCTTGCAGTGTGGTACTTTCTGCCCTCAGCAGGTCAGTGTGCTTCCCCGGTAAAGGGTTGTTTCTTACCCCTCGTGGAAGACAGGAACACCAGGATGGAAAGTACAAACCTCTGTGTTGCTCTCTGAGCCCTGGTAGATCTGTGGAGCGAGAAACAGAGGAAAGTTTTGGCTGCGCCtctggcatggcatggcacagccAGGCATCTGCCTGTTGGTGCCCACCCCAGCATAGGGCACAGCACGATGCCCAGTATCACCGTTTTGCTGGGTCCTGCATCTGTGAGGACTTACTCTGGGAGTATGCCCAGCTGGCAGGCTGGCACTggtccctgctccctgccagcaggGCAGCCACCCCAGCCTCACTGgcaccccagtgtcacccccataACCCTGGCAGCAGCCCTTCTGTATGCCCTCTCCCAAACACAGCCTGGTCCCAGCCTGGAGCTGGTCGGCACTGGGTCAGTGGGCAAGTTTGGACACCACAGAAACTTGCTCTGAGATGCAAGGGGACGTTCATCCACCCtgtcctttcctctccttccaaGAGCATGTCAGTCTCATGTCCTCATCTGCCTTTTGCCTTTTGCTCCCTGCTCACTCCTCTCGGCTGCTTTCCAAGCATGTCAGCCCTCCTGCAGCTTGGTCCCTCCAGCACACACCTCAAGGCAGGCAGAGTCCTACACAAGGTGGCCTTGGGGCAAGATAGAAAGTGGACTGTGCTGCGTTAATTAAATGCAGGTGGGAATTACTCTACTGCATTTTAACAATATGCCCATATCCTGAGTATGTGATGTATttctgtcgtggtttgagcccagagggtaACTGATCCTTATGCAGCTCgtccctcactccttccccctcaggaatggggagaaaatacaacaaaaggctcaagGAATCCAGACAAGAACAGTCAATTAGCAGCAGTGAAATGTAAATGTACCACCAATCCAGGAATCTGGAAGCCTTCTGCAGGAACGTGGCTGAGAGGCGGCAGAGGGAGCAGTTCCGGATGAGCAGGAGCATATGGAGCCGATGGGCACTGCCACCTTCCACCCGCCCCACACCCTGCCCGCACCTGGTGGCAGCTGGGAGACGAGCCCCCTCACTGGAGCTGTGATGCTCCCGGCCACACAGCGCAGACCCTGCAAAGACGGGGCCCTGCCAGGTACTCACCGCCTTGCAGGCTGCATTCTTGCAGGTGGTACCAGCTCTCACCTGGGCAGCCGCCTCCCCTGTGGGAGCAACACAGCTTCAACCGAGGGCACACGCCACCCGTGCCtgcccccaaaccctccctgcagccccagtgccagctccccaGCTGAGCACGCACAGCCCCTGAGCAAAGCCCGTTGCAACGCACCGCTGTGATGCAGCTCTGAGGGTTTGCAGTTGGCTGAACATGCAGCACTGCCACCCTGCAGTGAACCTGCCACGTGCAACAATGCTGCCATCCATCAGCTCATCACTACCTGTGCAACTGCCCTCAGGTGCCTCATCCTTGGAGGACAGGTTCAATTTCTTCAGTGCCTGCTCCAGAGACCTGGATACTTTAATTGGCAGCAGTTGTCTTGGCTCATCAgagctgggaaacagcagcagcaaagtctgagtggggttttttttcagtttaagtGTCATTGCTTCTCCTAAGGAAGCAGCAGGGCAGGACAAGTGCAGAAGAAGCGGCACAGCAGGATGAAACTGTTAGTTGAGCCCATCTCACCTTGGTCTTTCCTGCCGCATCTTCTCAGCTGACTTTGGTCCTTGGAAAATAAGCTCCTCCACTGGTTTTGCCTTCGGCTTGTCTGAGGTTTCCTCTTGGCTGAAAGGCTCAGGGGGCTTCTCCTTGCTGTGAAACCCCTTTGTACATCCCTGAGCAGCAGAGGCAAGCCTGATGCCCACTCTGCCCTCTCTAACCTGGCGGCTGCTCCCAAACCCTGTGAGTTTCCATGCGCTGGTGGCTCTGTGTCCTGCAGGGATGGGGCTCTGACCCTGCACCAGAGCCGGGGCTGTGTCCACAGGGATAAGATTGTGTGGCAGCCTCACTGGGGCCATAGCAGGCAGGTCTCAGCTctgctgcaccccagcctggcaGCTGGAGCGCAGCGAGAGTCTCCCCCATGTCGTCAAGgcctctgctgcctcctcccccccaccccaggactGCTCAGACATTCACAGCTGTGCTGGCACTTGAGGCATTTGTGTTTATCCTGCAGGATTCTGCTGGGGGATCCCAGCCCCTTCTGGCACCCTTCTCCGGGAGCGCCTGCCCTGCACTTTGGGAGCAGCACCCTTGCTTGCAGGCTCTTTGGAAGCAGATAGGATATCCCTGGCCAGCAGGGCAAAGTGGGCAGCCTCAGCACAAGATGAGGATGGGACAGGACAGAGCAGGGGCAAGGAGGATAAGACAGAGGAAGAGGGGGTGCATTTGGGCTGTTGGGTTGCTCACCTTTATGGAGAGGAACTCTGAGAAGTCTGTTGTACGTTTCTTGCAACAAGACCAGCCCTAGGCACCAGAAGATGACAAACTGGTCAGATACGGGCAATCCTGCCGGGCACAAGgtccctccctgcagctgcagccctgacTCCTGCCCACTCACCTTCAGGGCATCATGGAAGATGGGGACACCCGGGTGATACAGGCAGGAATCTAAAAGGGAAAATCACACAGAAACTTTCAGAAGGAGCAATCCTGCCCACAAACCACCCATGATGCCTGGCAGCTCCTGAGCCAGCTCCTGCCATGCGGGCCTGCCTGTGCTGGACTCAGCTCAGGCCTCAGCAGGGCGGCCAAGGCCACAGACCAGAAA encodes:
- the ITGB1BP2 gene encoding integrin beta-1-binding protein 2 produces the protein MASLCYNKGCGQRFDPEHNAKDSCLYHPGVPIFHDALKGWSCCKKRTTDFSEFLSIKGCTKGFHSKEKPPEPFSQEETSDKPKAKPVEELIFQGPKSAEKMRQERPSSDEPRQLLPIKVSRSLEQALKKLNLSSKDEAPEGSCTGEAAAQVRAGTTCKNAACKAIYQGSESNTEVCTFHPGVPVFHEGMKYWSCCRVKTTDFSAFLEQPGCSSGQHCWMGKGDKKAVSCRQDWHQTSSQVVVTVYAKNPLPALSSVKANRTVLEVYIIFEGNKIFQAELDLWGVIAIEKSFVSMVPTKVEITLCKASPGSWAKLELPQSRSHSRGEQEKEAANAEMSGAVQGEDSDDSLSWSEEEDEELDMGTPSN